In one Chitinophaga sancti genomic region, the following are encoded:
- a CDS encoding XRE family transcriptional regulator produces MSVVCRNLKFLRKQKGWTQQEFADKLGIKRSLLGAYEEERAEPRTEVLELVSDMFRVSIDDLLRRDVGSQKDTFLEKRRQQKLGTNRQVIEFVPVKAAAGYLAGYNDDEFIEELNTFTLPMMGAGSYRAFEIAGDSMLPTPSGSVIVCHKVDGWEDIRNNEAYVVVTSREGIVYKRLLKSNRTKGKLTLVSDNPQFEPYSVGMDEVLELWQSDAVISKAGPQSRLSVNHLADMVSHLQDQVNMLKKKARN; encoded by the coding sequence ATGTCAGTTGTATGCCGCAATTTAAAGTTTCTGCGTAAGCAGAAAGGATGGACGCAGCAGGAGTTTGCTGATAAACTAGGGATCAAACGTTCCCTCCTGGGAGCTTATGAAGAAGAGCGTGCGGAGCCCCGTACAGAAGTACTGGAACTGGTCAGCGATATGTTCCGTGTCTCTATTGACGATTTACTTCGCCGTGATGTCGGTTCCCAAAAAGATACATTCCTCGAAAAGCGCCGTCAGCAAAAGCTGGGTACTAACCGCCAGGTCATAGAGTTTGTGCCGGTAAAAGCAGCGGCCGGTTACCTGGCAGGTTATAATGATGATGAATTCATCGAAGAACTCAACACCTTTACCCTCCCGATGATGGGTGCCGGTAGTTACAGAGCTTTCGAAATCGCCGGAGACTCTATGTTGCCTACACCTTCCGGCTCCGTGATCGTATGTCACAAAGTAGACGGTTGGGAAGATATCCGTAACAATGAAGCTTATGTCGTGGTGACCAGCAGGGAAGGAATTGTGTATAAACGTTTGTTAAAGAGTAACCGCACAAAAGGTAAACTGACACTGGTATCTGATAACCCTCAATTTGAGCCATATTCCGTAGGGATGGATGAAGTGCTGGAACTCTGGCAGTCCGACGCAGTGATTAGCAAAGCTGGTCCTCAAAGCCGACTGAGTGTGAACCATCTGGCAGATATGGTAAGCCATCTCCAGGATCAGGTGAATATGCTGAAGAAAAAGGCTAGGAACTAA
- a CDS encoding ester cyclase has product MSKAVVLRFNEEVLVKGDLEVFDAIVSPSFTNHTAPAGTDKGKAGLLAFYNNVLKPAFPDLTIEIHEMFEEGDTVITRKTIRGTLGVPFMGFEAGKKVEMPTIDIVKVKDGQYVDHWAERHIQPA; this is encoded by the coding sequence ATGTCAAAAGCAGTTGTATTAAGATTCAATGAAGAAGTGCTTGTAAAGGGCGATCTGGAAGTGTTTGACGCAATCGTATCTCCATCATTTACCAATCATACTGCACCCGCGGGTACAGACAAGGGTAAAGCGGGTTTGCTGGCTTTTTATAACAATGTACTGAAGCCTGCATTTCCGGATTTAACGATTGAGATCCATGAGATGTTTGAAGAAGGTGATACAGTGATTACAAGAAAAACAATCCGTGGCACACTTGGGGTTCCTTTCATGGGATTTGAAGCGGGTAAAAAAGTAGAGATGCCGACAATTGATATTGTGAAAGTGAAGGATGGCCAATATGTAGATCATTGGGCAGAAAGGCATATTCAACCTGCATAA
- a CDS encoding Lrp/AsnC family transcriptional regulator, which translates to MNPGNNTIKKDTATEIALDEKDIAILQLLEEDAKMTIRDLAARLNLSATPVYERIRKMEQAGVIRQYAAIVDPSKIDKGLTVLCYISLKEHGKKAGAKFIKEITSFPEVLECLNISGQFDFMLKVQVKDMIAYHDFNVNKLGELDNIGHMESVFVMSVIKATHRVVY; encoded by the coding sequence ATGAACCCGGGCAACAACACAATTAAAAAAGATACTGCAACCGAAATTGCGTTGGATGAAAAAGACATCGCCATCCTTCAACTGCTGGAAGAGGATGCCAAGATGACCATCCGCGACCTGGCAGCGCGTCTTAACCTGAGCGCTACCCCCGTTTACGAACGTATCCGTAAGATGGAACAGGCCGGTGTTATTCGTCAGTATGCTGCTATTGTAGACCCCAGCAAGATAGACAAGGGCCTTACCGTGTTATGCTACATCTCTCTCAAAGAGCATGGCAAGAAAGCAGGTGCAAAATTCATCAAGGAAATCACTTCTTTCCCTGAAGTACTGGAATGCCTGAACATTTCCGGGCAGTTCGACTTCATGCTGAAAGTGCAGGTAAAAGATATGATCGCTTACCACGATTTCAATGTGAATAAGCTGGGGGAACTGGATAATATTGGTCATATGGAAAGCGTGTTCGTGATGTCTGTGATCAAGGCTACGCACCGTGTGGTGTATTAA
- the pdeM gene encoding ligase-associated DNA damage response endonuclease PdeM: protein MEEVIYTFRNQTWLLSAQRAVFWKEEQALIVSDIHLGKSAHFRKAGIAVPAHIGQDDLYRLQKLITVYDPAQVIIVGDMFHSSHNNDVPLFKLWRQQFPHIKFKLVKGNHDIMAERVYAELDVEVYDELEINEIHFVHEPCEEWDDARYTFSGHLHPGVAVSGAGRQRLRLPCFYFGRRCSILPAFGRFTGLAMMDMEEADAVFVIANNSVLKIG from the coding sequence ATGGAAGAAGTGATATATACGTTCAGGAATCAGACCTGGCTGTTATCTGCCCAGCGGGCTGTTTTCTGGAAGGAAGAACAGGCTTTGATTGTGTCGGATATACATCTTGGAAAGTCTGCACATTTCAGGAAGGCGGGTATTGCTGTTCCTGCGCATATTGGTCAGGATGATTTGTATCGTTTACAAAAGCTGATTACTGTTTATGATCCTGCGCAGGTGATTATTGTAGGCGATATGTTTCACAGTAGTCATAATAATGATGTGCCTTTATTTAAGTTATGGAGGCAGCAGTTTCCGCATATAAAATTTAAGCTGGTAAAGGGGAATCATGATATTATGGCGGAGCGGGTGTATGCGGAGCTGGATGTGGAAGTGTATGATGAGTTAGAGATTAATGAGATTCATTTTGTGCATGAGCCATGTGAGGAGTGGGATGACGCGAGGTATACCTTTTCGGGGCATCTACATCCGGGGGTAGCAGTGTCTGGGGCCGGAAGGCAGCGGTTGCGGTTGCCGTGTTTTTATTTTGGTAGGAGGTGTAGTATTTTGCCGGCGTTCGGGCGATTTACGGGATTGGCAATGATGGATATGGAGGAGGCGGATGCGGTGTTTGTGATTGCGAATAATAGTGTGTTGAAGATTGGGTAG
- a CDS encoding ATP-dependent DNA ligase, which translates to MKAFAHLIKLLSNSTKTNEKLDALSKYFASADPKDSIWVLALFTGRRPKRTVNATQLATWCLQMTDLPSWLFEECYHTVGDLAETIALLLPAGKNIAVHPLHYWLESLLALEKANEEEKQTFILNAWDELDTGERFVFNKLITGSFRIGVSQKMMVNALANTHDIPAPTLSHMISGNWDPRAITLDELLNEDVTGADASKPFPFYLAYPLESSPDVLGSPEEWQAEWKWDGIRGQIIKRQGQIFVWSRGEELITEKFPEYGPLLEHLPDGTVIDGEILTYTNDFPLPFQTLQTRIGRKNVTKKQLQEAPVVFLSYDLLEWEGRDIRTSPLSERRLLLEQVVEQVNHPALRLSPVITFHSWEALIAFRMLAREKGSEGLMLKKRDSAYQVGRKRGDWWKWKIDPLTIDAVMIYAQKGHGRRSNLYTDYTFAVKDGDQLVSFTKAYSGLTDKEINEVDNWVKRNSIEKFGPVRTVKPELVFEIAFEGIAASNRHKSGVALRFPRISRWRKDKPPEEINTLEDLQLLLKMHKQ; encoded by the coding sequence ATGAAAGCATTTGCACACCTCATAAAATTACTGAGCAACAGCACAAAAACGAATGAAAAGCTGGATGCACTGAGTAAATATTTTGCCAGTGCAGATCCAAAGGATAGTATATGGGTGTTAGCCCTGTTCACAGGCCGGCGGCCTAAGAGAACGGTGAATGCCACGCAGCTGGCGACCTGGTGTTTGCAAATGACAGATTTACCATCCTGGTTGTTTGAAGAATGTTATCATACTGTGGGTGACCTGGCAGAAACCATTGCTTTATTATTACCTGCGGGAAAAAATATTGCTGTGCATCCGTTGCATTACTGGCTGGAAAGCCTGCTTGCACTTGAGAAAGCGAATGAGGAGGAGAAACAAACATTCATTCTCAATGCATGGGATGAACTGGATACCGGTGAAAGATTTGTATTTAATAAGCTGATCACCGGTAGTTTCAGGATCGGGGTTTCACAAAAGATGATGGTGAATGCGCTGGCGAATACGCATGATATTCCGGCGCCGACTTTGTCTCATATGATCAGTGGGAACTGGGATCCGCGGGCCATCACACTTGATGAGTTACTGAATGAAGACGTAACCGGCGCCGATGCATCGAAGCCTTTTCCTTTTTATCTTGCTTATCCGCTGGAGAGTTCTCCTGATGTATTGGGTTCTCCGGAAGAATGGCAGGCAGAGTGGAAATGGGATGGTATACGGGGGCAGATCATTAAAAGACAGGGGCAAATATTTGTATGGTCGAGAGGGGAAGAATTGATTACGGAAAAGTTTCCGGAGTATGGCCCCTTGCTGGAGCACTTGCCGGATGGCACTGTGATTGATGGGGAGATCTTAACGTATACCAATGATTTTCCATTGCCATTTCAGACTTTGCAAACGCGTATTGGAAGAAAGAATGTAACGAAGAAACAATTGCAGGAGGCACCGGTGGTGTTTTTGAGTTATGATCTGCTGGAGTGGGAAGGAAGGGATATCCGGACATCTCCCTTATCTGAAAGAAGGTTATTATTAGAGCAGGTGGTGGAGCAGGTGAATCATCCTGCATTGCGGTTATCGCCGGTGATTACGTTTCATAGCTGGGAAGCCTTGATAGCGTTTCGGATGTTGGCGAGGGAAAAGGGAAGCGAAGGATTAATGTTAAAGAAAAGGGATTCTGCCTACCAGGTAGGACGCAAAAGAGGTGACTGGTGGAAATGGAAGATAGATCCGCTGACGATTGATGCGGTGATGATCTATGCCCAGAAAGGTCATGGAAGGCGATCAAATTTGTATACGGACTATACCTTTGCGGTAAAGGACGGGGACCAGCTGGTTTCGTTTACTAAAGCGTATTCCGGATTAACGGATAAGGAGATCAATGAGGTGGATAACTGGGTAAAAAGGAACTCGATTGAGAAGTTTGGCCCTGTGCGCACGGTGAAGCCGGAACTGGTTTTTGAGATTGCTTTTGAGGGCATTGCCGCGTCCAACAGGCATAAATCGGGGGTTGCCCTGCGCTTTCCCCGTATCAGCCGCTGGAGGAAGGATAAGCCACCGGAGGAGATCAATACCCTGGAGGATCTGCAATTATTATTAAAAATGCACAAGCAATGA
- a CDS encoding cupin domain-containing protein encodes MRIAFVDALRQLEDTGDAAVTLWENNTKRVVLLAPEDNYTQEPDSQNEMYIVMSGCAEVQYKDKIIDLDSGDYLFVPAGTWHKFINATKDFMLWKIIA; translated from the coding sequence ATGCGAATAGCATTTGTGGACGCATTGCGCCAGCTGGAAGACACTGGAGACGCAGCTGTAACCCTATGGGAGAATAATACAAAGAGGGTAGTATTATTAGCACCAGAGGATAATTACACACAGGAGCCGGATTCACAAAATGAAATGTACATCGTCATGTCAGGATGTGCAGAAGTACAGTACAAAGACAAGATCATAGACCTCGATTCAGGAGATTATCTGTTCGTGCCTGCCGGAACCTGGCATAAGTTTATTAACGCGACAAAAGACTTTATGCTTTGGAAGATAATAGCATAA
- a CDS encoding S66 peptidase family protein: protein MNRKHFLSSIAITSLGLSAFSHLPAPIEEDEKLTILPPYLRPGDTIGITCPAGHITQEEIMPAIRIMQSWGFRVRVGNTVGKSDFSFGGTDAERLQDLQAMLDDPSIQAIMCARGGYGCARIIDQVNFNYFRQHPKWVIGFSDITVLHCHINRLFGIASLHSKMCNSFPDDFAKAESVVQETILSIQQALTGKHMQYLTPADANNRIGTGKGVLIGGNLSMLASVLGTNSEMNTIGKILFVEEVSEYLYTIDRYFNSLQRAHKLDNLSGLVIGGFNRLKADDPGEEFGRTVFDIVHEKVKDFSYPVCFNFPVGHQKGNYALKCGVMHELEVQNNRVSLKEMIS from the coding sequence ATGAATCGTAAGCATTTTCTTTCTTCTATTGCCATTACATCGCTGGGGCTTTCTGCCTTTTCTCATCTTCCTGCACCTATTGAGGAAGATGAGAAATTAACCATACTCCCCCCCTATCTCAGACCTGGTGATACTATTGGAATTACCTGTCCTGCCGGCCATATTACACAGGAAGAGATCATGCCTGCTATCCGTATTATGCAGAGCTGGGGTTTCAGGGTCCGTGTAGGGAATACCGTTGGTAAAAGTGATTTTAGTTTTGGAGGTACAGATGCTGAAAGGTTGCAGGATTTGCAGGCGATGCTGGATGATCCATCTATTCAGGCAATCATGTGTGCAAGGGGTGGTTATGGCTGCGCCCGCATTATTGACCAGGTGAATTTTAATTATTTCAGACAGCATCCGAAATGGGTGATTGGGTTTAGTGATATTACAGTATTGCATTGTCATATTAACAGGCTGTTTGGTATTGCATCATTGCATTCCAAGATGTGTAACAGTTTTCCTGATGATTTTGCGAAAGCAGAATCTGTGGTGCAGGAAACGATTCTTTCTATTCAACAGGCACTCACAGGGAAGCATATGCAATACCTGACACCCGCTGATGCTAATAATCGTATTGGTACAGGAAAGGGTGTGCTCATTGGTGGGAATCTTTCTATGCTGGCCAGTGTTTTGGGTACGAATTCAGAGATGAATACTATCGGTAAAATTCTCTTTGTTGAAGAGGTGAGTGAATACCTCTATACCATTGATCGTTATTTTAACAGTTTACAACGGGCGCATAAACTGGATAACCTGTCAGGGCTGGTAATTGGTGGGTTTAACAGGTTAAAAGCGGATGACCCGGGAGAGGAATTTGGGAGGACAGTATTTGACATTGTTCATGAGAAAGTAAAGGATTTTTCGTACCCTGTTTGTTTCAATTTTCCGGTGGGTCATCAGAAGGGGAATTATGCCCTGAAATGCGGGGTAATGCACGAACTGGAAGTTCAAAATAACCGTGTATCTTTAAAGGAAATGATCAGTTAA
- a CDS encoding ligase-associated DNA damage response DEXH box helicase, protein MKQTASGWKVVTDWLAARDRQPFAFQEEAWNYYLQGKSGLVNAPTGYGKTFSLFLGVVIDWINRHPKDYQSKTKNGLQLLWITPLRALAKDIARAMEEVLEEMGMPWQVGIRSGDTPVSARAAQKKNMPEVLLITPESLHLLIGQKEYPKVFQSLSTVVADEWHELLGTKRGVMIELGLSRLKGLAKKAGRSPLRIWGISATIGNLDEAMEVLLGVHDHEAVIVRAKIDKKIELQSILPDEIEKYPWAGHLGTRLLYKALPIVNESRTTLIFTNVRSQTEIWYQEILRQCPDLAGALALHHGSIDMELRIWVEEALHTGTLKAVVCTSSLDLGVDFRPVDTVIQVGSPKGVARFLQRAGRSGHQPGATSKIWFLPTHSLELVEAAALKSAIAQQIVESRMPVILAYDVLLQYLMTLAISDGFHAPEIWEEVTNTFCFRDMTEDEWVWVLAFLTTGGDALYSYDEFKKIDREGDFFICRSRMQAMRHRLHIGVIVSDAMLKVKFMGGGFIGMIEEWFIARLTAGDTFSLGGRILEFVMIKDMTVLVRKSNAKKAIVPSWMGGRLPLSPNLGKILRETFNEALSGNTREPELLVLQPLFNLQEYLSHVPKADELLIEMIHTRDGYHLFAYPFEGRLVNEVMATLLAYRLSKRTPITFSIAMNDYGFELLSDQPIPLTQDDVYALFSLDHLSTDLQASVNSTEMARRKFRDIAVIAGLIFQGYPGKHKQSRHLQSSASLLFNVFTEYDSQNLLLRQAFNEAFFYQMEEARLRESMERINNSKIVITYPKELTPFCFPIKVDSLREQLTSEKLEDRIKKMRPEF, encoded by the coding sequence ATGAAACAAACAGCGAGTGGATGGAAAGTGGTAACGGACTGGCTGGCCGCCAGAGACCGGCAGCCATTTGCATTCCAGGAAGAAGCCTGGAATTATTATCTGCAAGGCAAATCAGGTCTTGTCAATGCACCTACCGGTTACGGTAAAACATTTTCTCTCTTTCTGGGAGTCGTTATTGACTGGATAAACCGTCATCCAAAGGACTATCAATCCAAAACAAAGAATGGACTACAATTGCTATGGATCACGCCGCTAAGGGCGCTGGCCAAGGATATTGCGCGTGCCATGGAAGAGGTACTGGAAGAAATGGGCATGCCCTGGCAGGTAGGTATTCGCAGTGGGGATACGCCGGTATCTGCACGCGCTGCCCAGAAGAAAAATATGCCTGAGGTGTTGCTGATTACTCCTGAAAGTTTGCATCTGCTGATCGGACAAAAAGAATACCCGAAAGTGTTTCAGTCACTGAGCACCGTGGTGGCGGATGAATGGCATGAATTACTGGGAACCAAGCGTGGGGTGATGATAGAATTAGGGCTTAGCAGGTTGAAAGGACTGGCGAAAAAAGCAGGACGTTCTCCTTTGCGCATATGGGGTATTTCGGCAACCATCGGGAACCTGGATGAGGCGATGGAGGTATTGCTGGGGGTGCACGATCACGAAGCGGTGATTGTGCGGGCGAAGATTGATAAGAAAATTGAATTACAAAGTATTCTACCTGATGAGATAGAAAAATATCCCTGGGCTGGGCATCTGGGTACAAGGTTGCTTTACAAGGCATTGCCGATTGTGAATGAGAGCCGTACTACTTTGATATTTACTAACGTACGTTCCCAGACAGAGATCTGGTACCAGGAAATATTGCGGCAATGTCCTGATCTGGCGGGTGCCCTGGCACTACATCATGGATCTATTGATATGGAATTGCGTATCTGGGTGGAGGAAGCCTTGCATACAGGTACTTTAAAAGCAGTTGTGTGTACATCCAGCCTGGATCTGGGTGTGGATTTCAGACCAGTGGATACAGTGATCCAGGTGGGTAGTCCTAAGGGGGTGGCCCGTTTTTTACAGCGTGCAGGACGAAGTGGGCACCAACCCGGTGCCACCAGTAAGATATGGTTTTTGCCTACACATAGCCTGGAACTGGTGGAGGCGGCGGCATTGAAATCTGCAATCGCACAACAGATCGTAGAAAGCCGGATGCCGGTGATTCTTGCCTACGATGTATTGCTGCAATACCTGATGACCCTTGCTATTTCTGATGGCTTTCATGCCCCTGAAATATGGGAAGAAGTGACGAATACATTTTGCTTCCGTGACATGACGGAGGATGAATGGGTATGGGTGCTTGCATTTTTGACTACGGGAGGAGATGCGTTGTATAGTTATGATGAGTTTAAGAAAATAGACAGGGAGGGTGATTTCTTTATTTGCCGTAGTCGTATGCAGGCCATGCGGCACCGTTTGCATATTGGGGTGATAGTAAGTGATGCTATGCTGAAGGTGAAGTTTATGGGAGGTGGGTTTATTGGGATGATTGAAGAATGGTTTATAGCGCGGCTGACGGCTGGAGATACTTTTAGTTTGGGTGGTCGTATCCTGGAGTTTGTGATGATCAAGGATATGACGGTGTTGGTGAGAAAGTCTAATGCTAAGAAAGCGATCGTTCCCAGCTGGATGGGGGGACGATTACCGCTTTCACCGAACCTGGGAAAGATTCTGCGGGAGACGTTTAATGAAGCATTATCAGGAAATACAAGGGAGCCGGAGTTATTGGTTTTGCAACCGCTTTTTAATTTACAGGAGTATCTTTCTCATGTGCCGAAGGCTGATGAGTTATTAATAGAAATGATCCATACGCGGGATGGGTATCATTTGTTTGCCTATCCGTTTGAGGGAAGGTTGGTAAATGAAGTGATGGCGACCTTGTTGGCTTACAGGTTGAGTAAGCGGACCCCGATTACGTTTTCTATTGCGATGAATGATTATGGGTTTGAGTTGCTTTCAGATCAGCCGATTCCGCTGACGCAGGATGATGTGTATGCATTGTTTTCGCTGGATCATCTGAGTACTGACCTGCAGGCCAGCGTGAATTCTACGGAGATGGCGCGTCGTAAGTTCAGGGATATTGCGGTGATCGCGGGATTGATCTTTCAGGGTTATCCCGGGAAGCATAAACAAAGCCGGCATTTGCAGTCATCGGCATCTTTGTTGTTTAATGTGTTTACAGAATACGATTCGCAGAATTTGTTGTTGAGACAGGCTTTTAACGAGGCGTTTTTTTACCAGATGGAAGAAGCGCGGTTGAGGGAGAGTATGGAGAGAATTAATAATAGTAAAATTGTGATTACTTATCCGAAGGAGTTGACACCGTTTTGTTTTCCGATTAAGGTGGATAGTTTGCGTGAGCAGTTGACGAGTGAAAAGCTGGAGGATAGGATTAAGAAAATGCGTCCGGAGTTTTAG
- a CDS encoding histone deacetylase family protein: MLIAYDPIFAHPLPEGHRFPMAKYELIPEQLLREGVVKEDMFHKPQPVSEETILLTHTPEYWNKLKNLQLSEKEVRRIGLPQSAALVMRERVICQGTIDCALYALENGSIGLNVAGGTHHAFADRGEGFCLMNDFAIAANYLLHHQLVRNMMIIDLDVHQGNGTAAIFEEHEKVFTFSMHGEHNYPFHKETSAWDIGLPDGTTDDEYLNKLASCLAFLMVRKRPEFIFYLSGVDILSTDRYGRMKVTEEGCRCRDVLVLNNIKKYGIPCAVAMGGGYSPQLRHIVNAHCNTFKTAAAIF, from the coding sequence ATGTTGATAGCTTACGATCCCATATTTGCACACCCATTACCTGAAGGTCATCGTTTTCCGATGGCGAAGTATGAGTTAATTCCTGAGCAGTTGTTACGAGAGGGTGTTGTAAAGGAAGATATGTTTCATAAACCTCAGCCTGTGAGTGAAGAAACGATCCTGTTGACCCATACTCCTGAATACTGGAATAAGTTAAAAAATCTGCAATTAAGTGAGAAGGAAGTACGTCGTATAGGGCTACCACAATCAGCTGCGCTAGTAATGCGGGAACGGGTGATTTGCCAGGGTACGATTGATTGTGCATTGTATGCATTGGAGAATGGTAGTATTGGATTGAATGTGGCAGGTGGTACGCATCATGCGTTTGCCGACAGGGGCGAAGGATTCTGTTTGATGAATGATTTTGCGATAGCGGCAAATTACCTGTTACATCATCAACTTGTGAGGAATATGATGATCATAGATCTGGATGTTCATCAGGGGAACGGCACGGCTGCAATATTTGAGGAACATGAAAAGGTGTTTACATTTAGTATGCATGGAGAGCATAATTATCCATTTCATAAAGAGACATCTGCGTGGGATATTGGTTTGCCTGATGGTACGACTGATGACGAGTATTTAAATAAGCTGGCTAGTTGTTTAGCATTTTTGATGGTCCGGAAGAGGCCTGAGTTTATTTTTTACTTATCTGGTGTGGATATTTTATCTACAGATCGGTATGGGAGGATGAAAGTAACAGAAGAAGGATGCCGCTGTAGAGATGTACTGGTCTTAAATAATATTAAGAAGTATGGAATTCCCTGTGCGGTAGCTATGGGAGGAGGGTATTCTCCGCAGCTGAGGCATATTGTGAATGCGCATTGTAATACATTCAAAACAGCGGCAGCCATTTTCTGA
- a CDS encoding helix-turn-helix transcriptional regulator, protein MIIRYPEYTKEFNWTVLQSDTYTYAKYKKAMGAHKRVIFLKEHTILFALAGNKKIFLGDEVLNVNPSSIVLLKRGLYGMTEVVPDGFEYEALLLFFPDSILQNFLRQHQLQATQLISDPQSYVMLPASELLQSFREQYMLFFQNRAENMEAILQLKIQEAFLLLLASEHRKDILNFFHSVTHAQPANIEYIVNTHLLQPLTLGELAQLSGRSLASFKRDFQQYFNCSPKKWINEKRLAHARMLLLNDDMNVSEIALACGFENVPHFIKIFKQEFGNTPHSLRAKKATI, encoded by the coding sequence ATGATCATCCGCTATCCGGAATATACCAAAGAATTTAACTGGACTGTTTTACAATCCGATACTTACACTTATGCGAAGTATAAGAAGGCGATGGGTGCACATAAGCGGGTTATTTTTCTGAAAGAGCATACTATTTTATTTGCCCTTGCGGGGAATAAAAAGATCTTCCTGGGAGATGAAGTATTGAACGTAAATCCTTCCAGTATTGTGCTTTTGAAGAGAGGACTTTATGGTATGACGGAAGTAGTACCGGATGGCTTTGAGTACGAGGCCCTGCTCCTGTTTTTCCCGGATAGTATTTTGCAAAATTTTCTTCGTCAGCATCAGTTACAAGCCACACAACTTATCAGTGATCCCCAATCGTATGTGATGCTGCCAGCCAGTGAGCTGTTGCAGAGTTTCAGGGAACAATACATGTTGTTCTTTCAAAACCGTGCAGAAAATATGGAGGCGATCTTACAACTGAAAATACAGGAAGCATTTTTATTGTTGCTCGCAAGCGAGCACCGGAAAGACATCCTGAACTTCTTTCATAGTGTTACGCATGCACAACCTGCGAATATTGAATACATTGTGAATACCCATTTACTGCAACCGCTTACATTAGGTGAACTGGCACAGCTTTCAGGACGTAGCCTGGCTTCTTTTAAACGTGACTTTCAGCAGTATTTTAATTGTTCTCCGAAGAAATGGATCAACGAAAAAAGGCTGGCACATGCTCGTATGTTGTTGCTCAATGATGACATGAACGTATCGGAAATAGCGCTGGCATGTGGTTTTGAAAACGTACCTCATTTTATTAAGATCTTCAAACAGGAGTTTGGAAATACCCCGCATTCTCTCCGAGCTAAAAAAGCAACAATTTGA